A window from Herbaspirillum sp. meg3 encodes these proteins:
- a CDS encoding glyoxalase, with amino-acid sequence MPVTAIDHIQLAMPVGGEDAARRFFGTILGMSELPKPAALQARGGLWFQCGVLQLHLGVDKEFQPALNAHPGLIVDKLAPMLAELKAGGFPVQEDAPIPGFIRIYTADPFGNLIELREIVPR; translated from the coding sequence ATGCCAGTCACCGCTATCGATCACATCCAACTCGCCATGCCCGTCGGGGGCGAAGACGCCGCCCGGCGTTTTTTCGGTACTATTCTCGGCATGTCCGAGTTGCCCAAACCTGCGGCCCTGCAGGCGCGCGGCGGTTTGTGGTTTCAGTGTGGCGTGCTGCAGCTGCATCTGGGTGTCGACAAAGAGTTTCAACCGGCGCTCAATGCTCATCCCGGGCTGATCGTCGACAAGCTGGCGCCGATGCTGGCTGAACTCAAGGCGGGCGGTTTCCCGGTGCAGGAAGACGCGCCGATTCCGGGCTTTATCCGTATCTATACGGCAGACCCTTTCGGCAATCTGATCGAATTACGGGAAATCGTGCCGCGTTGA
- a CDS encoding LysR family transcriptional regulator, producing the protein MNIRFLETFVWLAKLKNFRLTAERLHTTQAAVSSRIATLEQDFGVRLFDRGAREVTLTTDGSKALVYAERMVKLMREMKDDMSDKQVYAGVIRIGVIESIVHSWFPDFIGRVHKMFPRLQIEIASDTTIHLREQFSKGALDIVLQAEPVIGTHITNLNLCEFPMRWVGSPKLNIGSETLSLSDLATFPIISFARNSGPHAAIERIFSDSERGALHINCIASVATMIRLVTDGFGVAAVPPAIIQRELNEEILHTLRVDVEFPALVMLACFRSDNENPLTETVARIAQETAADFALNWGHEIARLPSQAQ; encoded by the coding sequence ATGAACATCCGCTTTCTCGAAACCTTCGTCTGGCTGGCCAAGCTGAAAAATTTCCGCCTGACCGCCGAGCGCTTGCACACGACGCAGGCGGCGGTGTCCAGCCGCATCGCCACGCTGGAGCAGGATTTCGGCGTGCGCCTGTTCGACCGCGGCGCGCGCGAAGTGACGCTGACCACCGATGGCAGCAAGGCTCTGGTGTATGCCGAGCGCATGGTCAAGCTGATGCGCGAGATGAAGGACGATATGTCGGACAAGCAGGTCTACGCCGGCGTGATTCGCATCGGCGTGATCGAATCGATCGTGCATAGCTGGTTTCCGGATTTCATCGGGCGCGTGCACAAGATGTTTCCGCGCCTGCAAATCGAAATAGCCAGCGACACCACCATTCATCTGCGCGAACAGTTCAGCAAAGGTGCGCTGGATATCGTGCTGCAGGCCGAGCCGGTCATCGGCACGCACATCACCAATCTCAACCTGTGCGAATTCCCGATGCGCTGGGTCGGCAGCCCCAAGCTCAATATCGGCAGCGAGACCTTGAGCCTGTCCGATCTGGCGACCTTCCCCATCATCAGCTTTGCGCGCAACTCGGGACCGCATGCGGCGATCGAACGCATATTCTCCGACAGCGAACGCGGCGCGCTGCATATCAATTGCATCGCTTCGGTGGCCACGATGATCCGGCTGGTGACTGACGGCTTCGGCGTGGCGGCGGTGCCGCCTGCGATCATCCAGCGCGAACTCAATGAAGAAATCCTGCACACGCTGCGCGTCGATGTGGAGTTTCCGGCGCTGGTCATGCTGGCCTGCTTCCGCTCCGACAACGAGAACCCGCTGACCGAAACGGTGGCCCGTATTGCTCAGGAAACTGCCGCCGACTTCGCACTCAATTGGGGACACGAGATTGCACGTTTGCCATCGCAGGCGCAATAG